A genomic window from Silene latifolia isolate original U9 population chromosome 11, ASM4854445v1, whole genome shotgun sequence includes:
- the LOC141613157 gene encoding uncharacterized protein LOC141613157 codes for MSCVSSPTYSLTLNGNSFGFFKGKRGFRQGDPLSPLLFTICMEYLSKILNVVGQQDDFRFHPLCGHLRLNHLLFADDLLLFSKGTDTSIMWLLRDFATFSAASGLCLNKEKTEFYFNGVLPQTVEAILQVSVIKKGSLPFKYLGVPISSKKLTKTEGRKLMDKITARIRSWGANHLSYAVSWDKCCLPKAEGGLGIKHSKNWNKALLGKYVWWIASKKDHLWVKWIYHIYLKGTHWTNYNPPPDCSWSWKKIAHIMTIFRPAYSVDCWMGKQAAYTVKEGYNWLRGPNPEVSWWRVCWNSMNVPKASFIYWVVVLGRLLTKDRLTRMEGASDLRCFLCYSQDESHDHLFFDCVYTTRCVQLLQQKLQFSFDPRGLVGWCRRGRRNSLLVRRITSACYIQLIYLIWQERNKARLYSKVTQPGIIVTQGIQSVCTRFRTRNKSVIPREDDAWIQHLTQ; via the exons ATGAGTTGTGTCTCTTCTCCTACTTATTCCTTAACTCTTAATGGAAATTCTTTTGGTTTTTTCAAAGGCAAACGTGGGTTTAGACAAGGTGATCCTCTATCCCCACTCCTCTTTACTATTTGTATGGAGTACCTCTCCAAGATTCTCAATGTTGTAGGGCAACAAGATGATTTTAGATTCCACCCACTGTGTGGTCATTTGAGACTGAATCACCTCTTATTTGCTGATGACCTTCTTCTCTTCTCTAAAGGCACTGATACTTCTATTATGTGGCTCCTAAGGGATTTTGCTACCTTCTCAGCTGCCTCTGGGTTATGTCTCAACAAAGAGAAGACTGAATTTTACTTCAATGGTGTTCTACCTCAGACTGTGGAGGCTATTTTGCAGGTTTCTGTAATTAAGAAGGGCTCCCTTCCCTTCAAATATTTGGGGGTCCCTATCTCGTCTAAGAAGCTCACTAAAACTGAGGGAAGGAAACTTATGGATAAGATTACTGCTAGGATTAGATCTTGGGGGGCTAATCATTTGTCTTATGCTG TGAGCTGGGATAAATGTTGCCTGCCCAAAGCTGAAGGTGGTTTGGGGATCAAGCACTCAAAAAATTGGAACAAGGCATTGCTTGGGAAGTATGTGTGGTGGATTGCCTCAAAGAAAGATCATTTGTGGGTGAAGTGGATTTATCATATCTATTTGAAGGGCACTCATTGGACCAACTATAATCCCCCACCTGATTGTAGTTGGTCTTGGAAAAAAATTGCACATATTATGACCATCTTTAGGCCTGCTTACTCTGTTGATTGCTGGATGGGGAAGCAGGCTGCCTACACTGTTAAAGAGGGGTACAACTGGTTAAGGGGGCCTAATCCTGAAGTCAGTTGGTGGAGAGTTTGCTGGAACTCTATGAATGTCCCTAAAGCTTCTTTTATTTATTGGGTTGTTGTTCTAGGCAGATTACTTACTAAAGACCGTCTTACTCGTATGGAAGGTGCCTCTGATCTTAGATGCTTTCTTTGTTACAGTCAAGATGAATCTCATGACCATCTCTTTTTTGACTGCGTATATACTACCAGATGTGTGCAGTTACTGCAACAAAAGCTTCAATTCTCTTTTGATCCTCGTGGACTTGTCGGCTGGTGTAGAAGAGGGAGAAGGAATAGTCTTTTGGTGAGAAGGATCACCAGTGCTTGTTATATTCAGTTGATCTATCTTATATGGCAGGAACGTAACAAAGCAAGATTGTACTCCAAAGTCACCCAACCTGGCATTATTGTTACCCAGGGAATTCAGTCTGTGTGCACTCGGTTCAGAACTCGAAACAAATCTGTTATTCCTAGAGAAGATGACGCTTGGATCCAACATTTGACACAATAG